From the genome of Fluviispira vulneris:
GTTCAATGACAGAGCCTTGCCCCAATTGTAATAAATCATTGACAAGAAGTTTTGTTCTGCCTAGCTCAACTGTGACTTTTAAAGGAACATCAAGAACCATTTTCATGCGTGAGATATCAAGATTTTTTAATGACTCATCATCTTTGGCTTGAGAAGAATTCCCTCCGCCACCACCCGAACTTGCTTCTGCAGGAGCAGCTTCTGCAGCTGGAGCCTCTCCCTCCGCTCCTTCATCACCTAAACCAAAATCTTCGGGTCGAAATCCTTCATTTAAATCAGCCATATCAATTATCTCCAATTAATTCTGTTATTTTAATTGCTTTATTACCTCTTATAATTCCAGGTATACCTCTAAATTTATGAATACCTTCAACCATTACATCGAGTGCTTTGTCACAATCTCTTTCTAGAATAAGAACATCTCCACGGGCTATTTCCATTAAATCTCTCAAGTTGATCCAACAATTTCCTAAGTTAACAGTTAAGTTAACACTCGTTCCCATCAACTGAGATTTAATTCTATTAATCCATATATGGTCAACTTCTAATTGTTCATTCTGAAATCCAACACTCAATTTCGATTTAATAGGTTCAAGAGTTGAATAAGGTATGACTAATTTTATTGAACCACTCATTTTTTCAAGTTCAATATCAAATGCAGTTGAAATAACCACGTCACTTGGAGGGACAATTGCAACAAATTGTGGGTTTATTTCTGTACGTGAATAAGAAATTTTAATTGGAAAAACAGGTGCCCAAGCTTTTTCCAGATCATCAACAGCAGACATAACAATACGTCTAGCGACTTTAATTTCTATTTGAGTAAAATCTTTACCTTCAATCTTTGTATAAGGAACATCATTTCCACCAAATAAACTATCAACAAGCGCATATAGAAGTTTACTTTCTATAACCATCACTGCAGAACCGCGCAGAGGCTCGATGCGCAAAATATTTAAACAGCTCGGCAATGGAAGTGAATTCATAAATTCACCAAATTTAATTGGTCCAGAGCTATTCACACCAATATTTGCTACTTTTCTGAGTGCAGCAGATAAAGAAATACGAAATAAGCGAATGAAACGATCGTGAATAATATCAAGTGTAGGCATGCGCCCACGAATAATTCTATCTTGATTCGCTAAATCATAATGCACAATACCAGATGCATCCTGCTTTCCCGCATCAGGTCCTTCGACTCGTCCGTCTGATACTGCATTTAATAAGGCGTCAACTTCGTTTTGACTTAATACTTGATCCATTCCTTACTCCACAAAGAATTCGGTAAAGAAAACATTTTGAACAGGGCGATCTGAAACCTCATTCACTCTGTTTAAAATTTCTCTACGCAAACTTTCTTTTCCGTTATCTGAAATTAAATCCGATCTTGTCTTACTCGTGACAGCTGTAATAATAATGTCTTTAATCTGCGCTTCTCTTTTTTTGAGCTCCATCCCTTGATTTTCACCACCACGATATTCAATGGCAATTGCAATTCTTATAAAGCGATTTTCGATTGAGTTACCTAGATTTAAATCCAAGCGCGGAATCGAGAACGTATCACCAAAGTTTGCTGTTCCTTTATTTGGGTCGGCCTTTGGATCGGCTGCTGCAGCTTTCGGGTCAGCTGGAGCCCCTCCCTTCGGATCATCCTTTTTCCCATGGTCATCCTTCTTTTCATCCTTTTTTCCTTTGTCATCCTTCTTTTCATCTGGCTTTCCGTGATCATCTTTTTTCTCATCTTTTTTTCCCTTGTCATCCTTCTTTTCATCTGGCTTTCCGTGATCATCTTTTTTGCCATGATCATCTTTAGCTTTAGGATCTGCATGTGGATCTGCATTGGGATCGGCCATCGCTCCACCGTCTGCACCTTGCGCAGCGAGTGCCATCTGTTTCTTTGCGCTGATCGTTTTAAAGACAAAAAAACCACCCACTCCAAGTGCGACTAAAAGAACCCCGCCAATTCC
Proteins encoded in this window:
- the fliN gene encoding flagellar motor switch protein FliN; the protein is MADLNEGFRPEDFGLGDEGAEGEAPAAEAAPAEASSGGGGGNSSQAKDDESLKNLDISRMKMVLDVPLKVTVELGRTKLLVNDLLQLGQGSVIELDKMAGEPMEIYVNDKLVAMGEVVVVNEKFGVRLTDVMSGVGMDASSSGDSV
- a CDS encoding flagellar basal body-associated FliL family protein gives rise to the protein MADAEEKKGDAKKDDKAKDPNVKEEKKSRFALFAGIGGVLLVALGVGGFFVFKTISAKKQMALAAQGADGGAMADPNADPHADPKAKDDHGKKDDHGKPDEKKDDKGKKDEKKDDHGKPDEKKDDKGKKDEKKDDHGKKDDPKGGAPADPKAAAADPKADPNKGTANFGDTFSIPRLDLNLGNSIENRFIRIAIAIEYRGGENQGMELKKREAQIKDIIITAVTSKTRSDLISDNGKESLRREILNRVNEVSDRPVQNVFFTEFFVE
- the fliM gene encoding flagellar motor switch protein FliM, with the translated sequence MDQVLSQNEVDALLNAVSDGRVEGPDAGKQDASGIVHYDLANQDRIIRGRMPTLDIIHDRFIRLFRISLSAALRKVANIGVNSSGPIKFGEFMNSLPLPSCLNILRIEPLRGSAVMVIESKLLYALVDSLFGGNDVPYTKIEGKDFTQIEIKVARRIVMSAVDDLEKAWAPVFPIKISYSRTEINPQFVAIVPPSDVVISTAFDIELEKMSGSIKLVIPYSTLEPIKSKLSVGFQNEQLEVDHIWINRIKSQLMGTSVNLTVNLGNCWINLRDLMEIARGDVLILERDCDKALDVMVEGIHKFRGIPGIIRGNKAIKITELIGDN